In Fusarium oxysporum Fo47 chromosome XII, complete sequence, one DNA window encodes the following:
- a CDS encoding YjgF/Yer057p/UK114 family, giving the protein MDGKMSSDLTTVSTSQGCPAIGPYSQAVIAGPYVFLSGQIPIDSTGKPLEGSIADKTHACCKSVQAVLSAAGSHISRVAKVTVFLDDMKNFAEFNAVYETYFTHKPARSCVAVKTLPKNLEVEIECVALTNTNGPRL; this is encoded by the exons ATGGACGGCAAGATGTCATCAGACCTGACCACCGTTTCAACATCACAGGGATGCCCAG CAATCGGACCTTAT TCTCAAGCTGTAATCGCCGGCCCTTATGTCTTCCTCTCAGGCCAGATCCCAATCGACTCAACCGGCAAACCTCTCGAAGGAAGTATCGCAGACAAAACTCACGCATGCTGCAAGAGCGTCCAGGCAGTTTTGTCAGCGGCCGGCAGTCACATAAGCCGCGTGGCAAAGGTCACAGTGTTCTTGGATGATATGAAGAACTTTGCCGAGTTCAACGCGGTTTATGAGACCTATTTCACTCATAAGCCGGCTAGAAGCTGTGTGGCGGTGAAGACTCTACCTAAGAATCTGGAGGTGGAGATTGAATGCGTCGCTTTGACGAATACCAATGGGCCTCGACTGTGA